A part of Aquibium oceanicum genomic DNA contains:
- a CDS encoding sensor histidine kinase: MKLNPFSWRNSLFIKIYLTLLASLAVVAIASAAFVWIGHDEDDRGWRGRRDQFIAAMLPPEASPAELDALLMRLGGALDADLAIYDRRGRLVASAGDPFPDRIREWRGHRHHEDDADEDDHGMTMRLSDGRIVAARMESPLGPGNRNPLAYLVMIAGVIGLAAYPVVRHLTRRLEALRKGVDAWGEGALVTRVPARGSDEVAAVAQSFNRAADHIERMITAHRALLANASHELRSPLARLRMAIDLYEQSHDEARKAEIVRNLGELDDLVEEILLASRLDHADRLDHVEPVDLLALASEEGARNGIEVSGTPAIVDGDPRLLMRLVRNLMQNALRHGAPPVTAELARAGGKILFSVRDHGEGIPEGEGRRVFEPFYRPSGRGETAGGWGLGLSLVRQIAGHHGGTVRHERPADGGARFVVEFPDRGGPEN, from the coding sequence GTGAAGCTGAACCCATTCTCCTGGCGCAACAGCCTCTTCATCAAGATCTACCTGACACTGCTCGCCAGCCTCGCAGTGGTGGCGATAGCCAGCGCGGCCTTCGTATGGATCGGCCACGACGAGGACGACCGGGGCTGGCGCGGCCGCCGCGACCAGTTCATCGCCGCCATGCTGCCCCCGGAGGCGAGCCCGGCCGAACTCGACGCCCTGCTCATGCGCCTCGGCGGCGCCCTGGACGCCGACCTCGCGATCTACGACCGCCGAGGCCGGCTGGTCGCATCGGCGGGCGATCCGTTCCCTGACAGGATCCGCGAATGGCGCGGGCACAGGCATCACGAGGACGACGCGGACGAAGACGATCATGGCATGACCATGAGGCTCTCGGACGGGCGCATCGTGGCGGCCCGCATGGAGAGTCCGCTCGGGCCGGGCAACCGCAATCCGCTCGCCTATCTCGTCATGATCGCCGGCGTGATCGGGCTCGCCGCCTATCCGGTGGTGCGCCACCTGACGCGTCGGCTGGAAGCGCTGCGCAAGGGCGTCGACGCCTGGGGCGAAGGCGCGCTGGTGACGCGCGTGCCGGCACGCGGCTCCGACGAGGTGGCAGCGGTGGCGCAGAGCTTCAACCGGGCTGCCGACCATATCGAGCGCATGATCACTGCGCACCGGGCCCTGCTTGCCAATGCCAGCCACGAGCTGCGCTCGCCGCTCGCCCGGCTGCGCATGGCGATCGACCTCTACGAACAGTCGCATGACGAGGCGCGCAAGGCCGAGATCGTGCGCAACCTCGGCGAACTCGACGACCTGGTCGAGGAGATCCTGCTCGCAAGCCGCCTCGACCATGCCGACCGGCTCGATCACGTCGAGCCCGTCGACCTCCTGGCGCTGGCCTCGGAGGAAGGCGCGCGCAACGGCATCGAGGTGTCGGGCACGCCGGCTATCGTCGACGGCGATCCGCGCCTGCTGATGCGGCTGGTGCGCAACCTGATGCAGAACGCGCTCCGCCACGGTGCGCCGCCTGTGACGGCCGAACTGGCGCGCGCCGGCGGCAAGATCCTCTTCAGCGTGCGCGACCACGGTGAGGGCATTCCCGAAGGCGAAGGGCGGCGCGTCTTCGAGCCGTTCTACCGGCCTTCGGGCCGCGGCGAGACGGCCGGCGGCTGGGGCCTCGGCCTCTCCCTGGTCCGCCAGATCGCCGGCCACCACGGCGGCACAGTCCGCCACGAGCGGCCGGCAGACGGAGGCGCGAGGTTCGTGGTGGAGTTTCCGGATCGCGGCGGACCCGAGAACTGA